The proteins below are encoded in one region of Alkalidesulfovibrio alkalitolerans DSM 16529:
- a CDS encoding GGDEF domain-containing protein produces the protein MADGTKIDNGLELARELERLRTILSETGGVCESRSSEEVLAILRVCPGLPISDWHSLSENHNLADWLAMPISGDLFPELQRLQERLARLAHLSEHDPLTGLANRRAFERVLDIEVERCRRNRTPVSLVVLDLDDFKRVNDTYGHPFGDKVLVAVANVLLEEKRRYDLAARTGGEEFSLVLTGIGLIRAQTMVDRVLKAVRELQLDCDGEPIRLTCSAGIASYKGRVALTPVELVELADKALYEAKHSGKNRHVSAAIPDMAAPLPEKSLVHSNEKKFLFTGIK, from the coding sequence ATGGCTGACGGTACCAAGATCGACAACGGCCTCGAACTGGCCCGCGAACTTGAACGGCTACGGACCATCCTGAGCGAGACCGGAGGCGTGTGCGAATCGCGCTCATCGGAAGAGGTGCTGGCCATCCTGCGCGTTTGCCCAGGGTTGCCCATCTCGGATTGGCACAGTCTTTCCGAGAACCACAATCTGGCGGACTGGTTGGCTATGCCGATCAGCGGAGATCTCTTTCCCGAACTACAGCGGCTCCAGGAGAGACTGGCGAGGCTGGCGCACCTCTCGGAACACGACCCCCTCACGGGTCTTGCCAACCGCCGGGCCTTCGAACGGGTCCTGGACATCGAGGTGGAACGGTGCCGCCGCAATCGCACGCCCGTTTCCCTGGTAGTCCTCGATCTCGACGACTTCAAACGCGTCAACGACACGTATGGACATCCCTTCGGAGACAAGGTGCTGGTTGCCGTGGCCAACGTCCTGCTCGAGGAAAAACGGCGCTACGACTTGGCCGCCCGCACCGGCGGCGAGGAGTTCTCCCTTGTCCTCACCGGCATTGGCCTCATCAGGGCACAAACCATGGTGGATAGAGTGCTCAAGGCTGTCCGAGAACTGCAACTCGACTGCGACGGAGAACCCATCCGTCTGACCTGCTCGGCCGGAATCGCCTCCTACAAGGGACGCGTAGCCCTGACTCCGGTCGAACTGGTGGAATTGGCCGACAAGGCGCTCTACGAGGCCAAGCATTCGGGTAAGAACAGACACGTGAGCGCGGCCATACCCGACATGGCGGCTCCGCTACCGGAAAAGAGCCTCGTCCATTCCAACGAAAAGAAATTCCTGTTCACGGGGATAAAATGA
- a CDS encoding MinD/ParA family protein, whose translation MKGAFDNVAKTLSVAVMSGKGGVGKTNLSLSMGQALHKSGSSVLLMDCDLGLANMDILLGLSPEKNLQDLLRPDVTPKDVVVPIESHGLDFLPAASGVPELVEMDEDMQAVLFGKLVELVGGYEFLILDLGAGINKTVLSFAAMTQMRVVIVTPEPTSLTDSYALMKVLKQQHGIDDFLVVVNQASHSEAKQTFERLFGACQKFLGITIRMLGAVRHDKSVVEAVRHQTPLMKFAPASNAAKDIAAVAAKFERFRQDNLELIAATPPLKGFPDLHDRGA comes from the coding sequence ATGAAAGGCGCATTCGACAACGTCGCCAAAACCCTGTCCGTGGCCGTAATGAGCGGCAAGGGCGGAGTGGGAAAGACAAACCTCTCGTTGTCCATGGGACAGGCGCTGCACAAAAGCGGTAGCTCCGTGCTACTCATGGACTGCGACCTCGGCTTGGCCAACATGGACATCCTGCTCGGGCTCTCGCCCGAAAAAAATCTTCAGGACCTCTTGCGGCCCGACGTGACCCCGAAAGATGTTGTGGTGCCCATCGAGAGCCACGGGCTTGACTTTCTGCCTGCAGCCTCGGGGGTTCCCGAACTCGTGGAAATGGACGAGGACATGCAGGCCGTGCTGTTCGGCAAGCTAGTGGAACTCGTGGGAGGCTATGAGTTTCTCATTCTCGACCTCGGCGCGGGCATCAATAAGACGGTGCTCTCCTTCGCGGCCATGACCCAGATGCGCGTCGTCATCGTCACGCCGGAGCCCACTTCCCTCACCGACTCGTATGCACTCATGAAGGTGCTCAAACAGCAGCACGGCATCGACGACTTTCTGGTCGTTGTCAATCAGGCGAGTCACAGCGAGGCCAAACAGACCTTTGAGCGTCTCTTTGGAGCCTGCCAGAAATTTCTGGGCATCACCATCAGGATGCTCGGCGCGGTGCGCCACGACAAGAGCGTCGTCGAGGCTGTGCGCCATCAGACGCCACTCATGAAATTCGCGCCCGCCTCGAACGCGGCCAAGGACATCGCGGCCGTGGCCGCCAAATTCGAGCGTTTCCGCCAGGACAACCTGGAACTCATCGCGGCCACTCCGCCGCTCAAGGGTTTTCCCGATCTCCACGACCGGGGGGCTTGA